One window of the Ureibacillus sp. FSL W7-1570 genome contains the following:
- a CDS encoding dipeptidase, which produces MELQHFHDYFEENREKHLQELFEFLSIPSISSLSEHKQDVERAAQWLKNQLEQLNIENVSIDPTAGHPVVYGEWLHAEGKPTVLFYGHYDVQPVDPLNLWETEPFKPEIRENKLYARGASDDKGQVFMQLKAIEALFATLGTLPVNVKFLYEGEEEIGSAHLPAYIEENKEKLSADFVLISDTSMYGPGKPAICYGLRGLAGIQIDVRGANSDLHSGLYGGGVQNAIHALVEILSSFRDKNGKILVEGFYDDVRPLTEEERKAFADLQFDEEALKKELGVDELFGEEGYSFLERTWARPTLEINGIFGGFSGEGIKTVLPNEAGAKITCRLVPDQDPDKIVALLRRHIEKHTPKGVTVSVNEFDNGAPYLTPFDHPLIKAASRSYEKVYQVPAAFTRGGGSIPIVATFDQILKVPVVLMGFGLSTENFHAPNEHFHLENFDKGLRVLCDYLCEVSKLSL; this is translated from the coding sequence ATGGAATTGCAACATTTTCATGATTATTTTGAGGAAAACCGGGAAAAGCATTTGCAAGAACTGTTTGAGTTTTTATCCATTCCAAGCATCAGCTCCCTATCCGAGCACAAACAGGATGTGGAACGGGCAGCACAGTGGCTTAAAAATCAGTTGGAGCAATTGAACATTGAAAACGTGTCCATCGATCCAACAGCGGGCCATCCGGTGGTTTATGGCGAATGGCTTCATGCGGAAGGCAAACCGACCGTATTATTTTACGGCCATTACGACGTTCAACCCGTGGATCCATTAAACTTATGGGAGACCGAACCTTTCAAACCTGAAATACGTGAAAACAAATTGTATGCCCGGGGAGCTTCGGATGATAAAGGACAAGTATTTATGCAATTAAAAGCGATTGAGGCGCTTTTTGCCACACTCGGCACATTACCTGTCAACGTGAAGTTCCTTTACGAAGGGGAAGAAGAAATCGGCAGCGCCCACCTTCCTGCTTATATTGAAGAAAATAAAGAAAAATTATCCGCGGATTTTGTCCTGATTTCCGATACTAGCATGTACGGACCTGGGAAACCTGCCATTTGCTACGGACTGCGGGGACTTGCCGGAATCCAAATTGATGTGCGTGGAGCAAACAGCGATTTGCACTCCGGCCTCTACGGTGGAGGTGTGCAAAATGCCATTCATGCTTTGGTCGAAATCCTTTCTTCATTCCGGGATAAGAACGGGAAAATTCTTGTCGAAGGATTTTATGACGACGTCCGGCCACTGACAGAGGAAGAACGCAAAGCCTTTGCAGATCTTCAATTTGATGAGGAAGCCTTGAAAAAGGAACTTGGAGTGGATGAATTATTTGGAGAAGAGGGTTACTCCTTCCTTGAAAGAACTTGGGCCCGCCCTACCCTTGAAATCAACGGCATTTTTGGCGGCTTTTCCGGCGAAGGAATTAAAACGGTCTTGCCTAATGAAGCAGGCGCGAAAATCACTTGCCGTCTTGTCCCGGACCAGGATCCGGACAAAATTGTGGCCCTTCTTCGCAGACATATCGAAAAACACACTCCAAAAGGCGTAACAGTCAGTGTCAATGAATTTGATAACGGCGCTCCTTACCTTACACCTTTTGATCACCCGTTAATCAAGGCAGCAAGCCGTTCCTATGAAAAGGTATATCAAGTACCTGCCGCATTCACCCGCGGTGGAGGTTCCATTCCGATTGTCGCAACCTTTGATCAAATCTTGAAAGTTCCTGTTGTGCTCATGGGATTCGGTCTATCGACGGAAAACTTCCATGCGCCAAACGAACACTTTCACCTGGAAAACTTTGATAAAGGATTGCGTGTGCTTTGCGATTACTTATGTGAAGTTTCTAAATTATCCTTATAA
- a CDS encoding RNA polymerase sigma factor codes for MSKICEVYEEFNRYIYHLCLKLTRNPLEAEDLMQEVWVKVVRNEKQVEQVDHIKAWLTTITMNTFRDRYRKNVRRSKYVMSQPETLDVPILDLVPNNEVSTEEQIEKEVVTTIVQEKMKQLDSIYQKTLWYFYVEQYSLAEISMLMKVSIGTVKSRLFRAKQRLKEILLSDRNLADVVVPV; via the coding sequence ATGAGTAAAATTTGTGAAGTTTACGAAGAGTTTAATCGTTATATATATCATCTTTGTTTGAAATTGACACGCAATCCGTTGGAAGCAGAGGATTTAATGCAAGAAGTATGGGTAAAAGTTGTCCGCAATGAAAAGCAAGTGGAACAAGTTGATCATATAAAAGCATGGCTTACTACCATTACTATGAACACATTTCGGGACCGCTACCGGAAAAATGTGCGCCGGAGCAAATATGTGATGAGCCAACCTGAAACATTGGACGTTCCAATACTGGATTTGGTTCCGAATAATGAAGTTTCAACAGAAGAACAAATTGAAAAAGAAGTAGTGACAACAATCGTGCAGGAGAAAATGAAGCAGCTGGACAGTATTTATCAAAAAACCCTTTGGTACTTTTATGTGGAACAATATTCTTTGGCGGAAATTTCGATGTTGATGAAGGTGTCGATCGGGACTGTGAAATCCCGTTTATTCCGGGCAAAGCAAAGATTGAAAGAAATTTTATTGTCTGATCGCAATTTGGCTGATGTGGTCGTGCCGGTATAA
- a CDS encoding MarR family transcriptional regulator, with protein MNNQRYDNISALFEVVASLERKWSNEWNQINDLGFSKTHILLLDLLAKEGPKRPSVIAERLKITTGGVTVLTSKLLNGGYIEKTQSSKDRRVTQIAITPEGKKVLEESKSQVMALIHSMFGMLSNEEIQTLQQIFEKCLEHSPQK; from the coding sequence TTGCTTCGCTGGAGCGCAAATGGTCAAATGAATGGAATCAAATTAATGACTTGGGATTTTCAAAAACCCATATCCTCCTTTTGGACTTGCTTGCAAAGGAAGGTCCAAAACGCCCCTCTGTCATTGCTGAACGCTTAAAAATCACAACTGGCGGAGTAACCGTACTAACATCCAAACTATTGAATGGCGGATATATCGAAAAAACCCAAAGCTCAAAAGACCGTCGTGTTACACAGATCGCCATTACACCAGAAGGAAAAAAAGTGTTGGAAGAATCCAAATCACAAGTGATGGCTTTAATCCATTCCATGTTTGGCATGCTATCCAATGAGGAAATTCAAACATTGCAGCAGATTTTCGAAAAATGTTTGGAACATTCTCCTCAAAAATAA